In one Streptomyces marincola genomic region, the following are encoded:
- a CDS encoding FecCD family ABC transporter permease — translation MTPALRTADRPRALRRAALPGSALLLAALCVTSLFVGSGGIGFAQTLDALTGGGEDDTTTLLVREYRVPRTVLALLVGAALGLAGTVVQALTRNPLADPGILGVNAGAYTAVVFGAAFLGAGATAGQVWFGLAGAAVTATLVHVIGTTGAQAGSPVKLVLTGVAVGAVLSGVAFAVSIVRPEVFDRVRFWQVGSLQGRRWETVLAVLPFVVVGVALTLALTRPLNALALGDDTAASLGTRVLVARLAGLAAVTLLCGAATAAAGPISFLGLMVAHAVRAVTGPDLRRVLPVSLLAAPALFLAADILGRVLVPSELPVGIVTAFLGAPLLILLTRRRGGGRL, via the coding sequence ATGACACCGGCACTCCGAACGGCCGACCGCCCCCGCGCCCTGCGCCGCGCCGCCCTGCCCGGGTCCGCGCTGCTGCTCGCCGCGCTGTGCGTCACCAGCTTGTTCGTCGGCTCGGGCGGCATCGGCTTCGCGCAGACCCTGGACGCGCTGACGGGTGGGGGTGAGGACGACACCACCACCCTGCTCGTCCGCGAGTACCGCGTGCCCCGCACCGTCCTCGCCCTGCTCGTCGGGGCGGCGCTCGGCCTGGCCGGCACGGTCGTGCAGGCACTGACCCGCAACCCCCTGGCCGACCCCGGCATCCTCGGGGTCAACGCCGGCGCCTACACCGCCGTCGTGTTCGGCGCCGCGTTCCTGGGGGCCGGCGCCACCGCGGGGCAGGTGTGGTTCGGCCTGGCAGGCGCCGCCGTCACCGCGACGCTCGTGCACGTGATCGGCACCACGGGAGCGCAGGCGGGCAGCCCGGTGAAGCTGGTGCTCACCGGGGTGGCCGTGGGCGCCGTGCTGAGCGGCGTGGCGTTCGCGGTCAGCATCGTGCGGCCCGAGGTCTTCGACCGCGTCAGGTTCTGGCAGGTCGGTTCGCTCCAGGGGCGGCGCTGGGAGACCGTGCTCGCGGTCCTGCCGTTCGTCGTGGTGGGCGTGGCCCTCACGCTGGCCCTCACCCGGCCGCTGAACGCGCTCGCCCTCGGCGACGACACCGCGGCCTCGCTCGGCACGCGGGTCCTGGTGGCCCGGCTGGCCGGTCTCGCCGCGGTCACCCTGCTGTGCGGCGCGGCGACCGCGGCGGCCGGGCCGATCTCGTTCCTCGGCCTGATGGTCGCGCACGCCGTGCGCGCCGTGACCGGACCCGATCTGCGGCGGGTGCTGCCCGTGAGCCTGCTGGCCGCGCCGGCGCTGTTCCTCGCCGCCGACATCCTGGGCCGCGTCCTGGTCCCCTCCGAGCTGCCGGTGGGCATCGTCACCGCGTTCCTCGGCGCTCCCCTGCTGATCCTCCTGACGCGCAGGCGAGGCGGCGGACGCCTGTGA
- a CDS encoding RICIN domain-containing protein: MFLRYAGSLRGLLAATLVALLAGVSLVALPAPRAAAAQVDTDSWYVLVNRHSGKALDVYDLATHDGAGIVQWDRNDGAWQQWQFVDSGGGYYRLKSRHSGKVLDIAGWSTADGANVHQWTDNNAANQQFAVADSGNGHVRLINRNSGKALEVWEWSTAAGGRVSQFADLNGANQQWALIPVDGGGSAACGSGTYHAEATVSGSTWTARRGSSTVYTGSSMRDAVQAAIGSLTPNRGSKERVVVRGSGSMSAGTRISLPSHTAIDVCGTINVTGSGSGDQAPIYARGATDIEVGHLNVTGAPLYGIFMRNVTNVVLGQIDLRLSGGLGIRIDNHGDRSVRSRNIRIDNVYVSGAGNQGVETYGVDGLTIGTVTARNVAYSGLLLNDTINATVTRVDAENTGTGTGYAAFRMANRNGRVGDSYPTNIRVGEVIARGGGRGVFCVSESGGAVIDRITLTSTGNNAILIENCYNVNIAAQSGTVSGGGEVRLAARSEFPGNRDITLQNLTLNNTALRESPCGTNIVYRNLTLNNTSRQTC; the protein is encoded by the coding sequence ATGTTTCTCCGATACGCGGGCAGCCTGCGGGGGCTGCTCGCCGCGACGCTGGTCGCCCTCCTGGCCGGGGTGTCCCTCGTCGCGCTGCCCGCGCCGCGCGCCGCCGCCGCCCAGGTCGACACGGACTCCTGGTACGTCCTGGTCAACCGGCACAGCGGCAAGGCACTCGACGTCTACGACCTGGCCACGCACGACGGTGCCGGGATCGTGCAGTGGGACCGCAACGACGGCGCCTGGCAGCAGTGGCAGTTCGTCGACTCGGGCGGCGGGTACTACCGCCTGAAGTCACGGCACAGCGGAAAGGTCCTCGACATCGCGGGCTGGTCCACCGCGGACGGGGCGAACGTCCACCAGTGGACCGACAACAACGCGGCCAACCAGCAGTTCGCCGTCGCCGATTCCGGAAACGGCCATGTCCGGCTGATCAACCGCAACAGCGGCAAGGCCCTTGAGGTCTGGGAGTGGTCGACGGCCGCGGGCGGGCGCGTGTCGCAGTTCGCGGACCTGAACGGCGCGAACCAGCAGTGGGCCCTGATCCCTGTGGACGGCGGCGGGAGCGCGGCATGCGGCTCCGGCACCTACCACGCCGAGGCGACGGTCAGCGGCAGCACCTGGACCGCGCGCCGCGGCAGCAGCACCGTGTACACCGGTTCCAGCATGCGGGACGCGGTCCAGGCGGCCATCGGCAGCCTCACGCCGAACCGCGGCTCCAAGGAACGCGTCGTCGTGCGCGGGTCGGGGTCGATGAGCGCCGGTACCCGGATCTCGCTGCCCAGCCACACGGCCATCGACGTCTGCGGCACCATCAACGTCACCGGCTCGGGCTCGGGTGACCAGGCCCCGATCTACGCCAGGGGCGCCACCGACATCGAGGTCGGCCACCTGAACGTCACGGGCGCGCCCCTGTACGGCATCTTCATGCGCAACGTCACGAACGTGGTGCTCGGGCAGATCGACCTGCGGCTCTCGGGCGGGCTCGGCATCCGCATCGACAACCACGGCGACCGCTCGGTCCGTTCGCGCAACATCCGCATCGACAACGTCTACGTCTCCGGCGCCGGCAACCAGGGCGTGGAGACCTACGGAGTCGACGGCCTGACCATCGGAACGGTGACCGCGCGCAACGTCGCCTACTCCGGGCTGCTGCTCAACGACACCATCAACGCGACCGTGACCCGGGTCGACGCGGAGAACACCGGCACCGGGACCGGCTACGCCGCGTTCCGCATGGCCAACCGCAACGGCCGGGTCGGCGACTCCTACCCCACCAACATCCGCGTCGGCGAGGTCATCGCGCGCGGCGGCGGGCGCGGCGTGTTCTGCGTGTCCGAGAGCGGTGGCGCCGTCATCGACCGGATCACGCTGACCAGCACGGGCAACAACGCCATCCTCATCGAGAACTGCTACAACGTGAACATCGCCGCGCAGAGCGGGACCGTCAGCGGCGGGGGCGAGGTGCGGCTCGCGGCCCGTAGCGAGTTCCCTGGCAACCGTGACATCACGCTCCAGAACCTGACCCTGAACAACACGGCGCTGCGCGAAAGCCCCTGCGGCACCAACATCGTCTACCGCAACCTCACCCTCAACAACACCTCGCGCCAGACCTGCTGA
- a CDS encoding helix-turn-helix domain-containing protein, with translation MDGLARRRDAAAPAETRSPEAGAPGAAEVVPFTISSEAETLRRATRWTTHEHPVHELIWSARGVLSITIGRRLWALPSRVGLWIPAGVPHAGSAADGTRYHASFFAPSASADVFREPVCLDVAPLLHELLIHLGGPGLTPDARSRAEAVAFDLLRPARRRHHVVLPDDPRLRAIAEAVAADPADGRALGDWAAELGVSTRTLARAFAGTTGMGFTAWRAVLRVHAALALLSEGTSVAEVAQAVGYSSPSAFTAAFRRVTGRTPSTHQGATVSETR, from the coding sequence ATGGACGGGCTGGCACGACGGCGCGACGCGGCGGCCCCCGCGGAGACGCGCAGCCCCGAGGCGGGCGCCCCGGGCGCGGCCGAGGTGGTGCCGTTCACGATTTCGAGCGAGGCGGAGACGTTGCGCCGCGCGACCCGATGGACGACGCACGAGCACCCGGTGCACGAGCTGATCTGGAGCGCGCGGGGCGTGCTGAGCATCACGATCGGCCGGCGGCTGTGGGCGTTGCCGTCCCGGGTCGGGCTGTGGATACCGGCGGGTGTCCCGCACGCGGGGAGCGCGGCGGACGGGACCCGTTATCACGCGAGTTTCTTCGCGCCCTCGGCGTCCGCCGACGTGTTCCGCGAGCCGGTGTGTCTCGACGTGGCGCCGCTGCTGCACGAGTTGCTGATCCACCTGGGGGGCCCGGGCCTCACGCCGGACGCCAGGAGCAGGGCCGAGGCGGTGGCGTTCGACCTGCTGCGGCCGGCGCGGCGGCGGCATCACGTGGTGCTGCCCGACGACCCGCGGCTGCGGGCGATCGCCGAGGCCGTCGCGGCCGATCCGGCCGACGGGCGCGCCCTGGGCGACTGGGCGGCTGAGCTCGGTGTCAGCACGCGCACGCTCGCCCGCGCGTTCGCCGGCACGACGGGGATGGGGTTCACCGCGTGGCGCGCGGTGCTCAGGGTGCACGCGGCGCTCGCGCTGCTGTCCGAGGGGACGTCGGTCGCCGAGGTCGCGCAGGCCGTGGGGTACAGCAGCCCGAGCGCGTTCACGGCCGCGTTCCGCCGGGTGACCGGCCGCACGCCCAGCACCCACCAGGGTGCGACCGTGTCCGAAACGCGATAG
- a CDS encoding ABC transporter ATP-binding protein, translating into MTDARTDAERAAAVPGAPRADAAALGTRGLTAGYERAAVLRELDVDIPERSFTVIVGPNACGKSTLLRSMARLLRPAAGQVVLGGEDIARLRAKELARRLGLLPQSSTAPDGITVADLVSRGRHPHQSPLRPWSSRDEAAVREALAATRLTPLARRPVDALSGGQRQRVWIAMVLAQETPLLLLDEPTTFLDLAHQLEVLDLCTRLHREGRTLVAVLHDLNQAARHATWLIAMKDGRIAAQGPPGEVVTGALVEEVFGVRARVIEDPETGTPLVVPRARPLLHHPDHPAPPTDRRHPS; encoded by the coding sequence ATGACCGACGCCCGCACCGACGCGGAACGCGCCGCGGCCGTTCCCGGCGCGCCCCGCGCCGACGCCGCCGCGCTCGGCACCCGGGGGCTGACCGCCGGGTACGAACGCGCCGCCGTCCTGCGCGAACTCGACGTGGACATCCCGGAGCGGTCGTTCACCGTGATCGTCGGCCCCAACGCCTGCGGCAAGAGCACGCTGCTGCGCAGCATGGCCCGCCTGCTGCGCCCGGCGGCCGGGCAGGTCGTGCTGGGCGGCGAGGACATCGCGCGGTTGCGCGCGAAGGAGCTGGCCAGGCGCCTCGGCCTGCTGCCGCAGAGTTCGACCGCGCCGGACGGCATCACCGTGGCCGACCTGGTCTCCCGCGGCAGGCACCCGCACCAGTCGCCCCTGCGGCCCTGGTCCTCGCGGGACGAGGCGGCCGTCCGTGAAGCGCTCGCGGCCACCCGGCTCACCCCGCTGGCGCGGCGCCCGGTGGACGCGCTGTCCGGGGGCCAGCGGCAGCGCGTGTGGATCGCGATGGTGCTGGCGCAGGAGACGCCGCTGCTGCTGCTCGACGAGCCGACGACGTTCCTCGACCTGGCGCACCAGTTGGAGGTGCTGGACCTGTGCACGCGGCTGCACCGGGAGGGCCGGACGCTGGTGGCCGTCCTGCACGACCTGAACCAGGCCGCCCGGCACGCCACCTGGCTGATCGCCATGAAGGACGGGCGGATCGCCGCCCAGGGCCCGCCGGGCGAGGTGGTCACCGGCGCGCTCGTCGAGGAGGTCTTCGGCGTCAGGGCCCGCGTCATCGAGGACCCCGAGACGGGCACGCCGCTGGTGGTCCCGCGCGCCCGCCCCCTGCTCCACCACCCCGACCATCCCGCTCCCCCGACCGACCGGAGACACCCATCGTGA
- the pulA gene encoding pullulanase-type alpha-1,6-glucosidase, with translation MPRHARARALCAGVVALASLVLLGPAPPAGADDTRAPARADLSEARAHWIDTTTVVWPVAAGPGAAHRLVHDGAGRIRVGDDGRIAGAADRGLRLSPTRLTDAQRAAHPHLAAHPAFAVHPRDVHRVETALRGQVVAVQEARDGTVTAATGVQLPGVLDDRYAEAATDAELGPVFDRRGRPTLSVWAPTARRVALELGGRTVPMRRDHDSGVWSATGDRSWYGQPYRYRVTVWAPQAGEVVTNRVTDPYATALTTDSERSLVIDLDDPALAPAGWRDLDKPDPVPAARATIQELHVRDFSVADPTARHPGRYLAFTDTASDGMRHLRALADAGTTHVHLLPTFDIATIPERPGDQAAPDCDLASLPADSAAQQECVGRVRGQDAYNWGYDPLHYTVPEGSYATDPEGPARTLEYRRMVRGLNGAGLGVVLDVVYNHTTAAGQHEHAVLDRIVPGYYHRLLDDGSVATSTCCANTAPEHAMMGKLVVDSVVTWATQYKVDGFRFDLMGHHPRQNILDVRAALDALTLREDGVDGRNILLYGEGWDFGEVAGDARFTQATQANMAGTGIATFSDRARDAVRGGGPFDADPRVQGFASGLYTDPNDSPANGTEAEQRRRLLHHQDQIKVGLTGNLADYTFTDSTGRTVRGAEVDYNGAPAGYAERPGDALAYVDAHDNETLFDALTYKLPTGTAPGERARAQVLAQATALFSQGPVLGQAGTDLLRSKSLDRNSYDSGDWYNAIHWDCRAGNGFGRGLPPAWDNEHYWPWAGPALALPGPRVGCAETDAAGAAYRDLLAIRAAEEAFALPTAEAVQRQVAFPLSGPDETPGVIVMTAGDLAVVFNATPGTVRQRAPEFADRDYALHPVQAAGADPTVKAAAFDPADGAFEVPGRTVAVFTRG, from the coding sequence TTGCCCCGTCACGCACGCGCCCGCGCCCTGTGCGCGGGAGTCGTCGCCCTCGCCTCACTCGTACTGCTCGGCCCCGCGCCCCCCGCGGGCGCCGACGACACGCGCGCCCCCGCGCGCGCCGACCTCTCCGAGGCCCGCGCCCACTGGATCGACACCACCACCGTCGTCTGGCCCGTCGCCGCCGGCCCCGGCGCCGCGCACCGGCTCGTGCACGACGGCGCCGGCCGCATCCGCGTCGGTGACGACGGCCGCATCGCCGGGGCCGCCGACCGCGGCCTGCGCCTGTCGCCCACCCGCCTCACGGACGCCCAGCGCGCCGCCCACCCGCACCTGGCCGCCCACCCCGCGTTCGCCGTGCACCCCCGCGACGTCCACCGGGTGGAGACCGCGCTGCGCGGCCAGGTCGTCGCGGTCCAGGAAGCCCGGGACGGCACGGTGACGGCGGCCACCGGCGTCCAGCTCCCCGGGGTGCTCGACGACCGCTATGCCGAGGCCGCCACCGACGCGGAACTCGGTCCTGTGTTCGACCGACGCGGCCGGCCGACCCTGTCCGTGTGGGCGCCCACCGCCCGCCGGGTCGCCCTCGAACTCGGCGGAAGAACCGTCCCGATGCGCCGCGACCACGACAGCGGCGTGTGGTCGGCCACCGGCGACCGCAGCTGGTACGGCCAGCCCTACCGGTACCGGGTCACCGTGTGGGCGCCGCAGGCCGGCGAGGTCGTCACCAACCGCGTCACCGACCCGTACGCCACCGCCCTCACCACCGACTCCGAGCGGTCTCTGGTGATCGACCTCGACGACCCCGCGCTCGCCCCCGCCGGCTGGCGCGACCTCGACAAGCCGGACCCCGTGCCCGCGGCCCGGGCCACCATTCAGGAACTGCACGTGCGGGACTTCTCCGTCGCGGACCCGACCGCCCGCCACCCCGGCCGGTACCTCGCGTTCACCGACACCGCCTCCGACGGGATGCGCCACCTCCGCGCGCTCGCCGACGCGGGCACGACCCACGTGCACCTGCTGCCGACGTTCGACATCGCGACCATCCCGGAACGGCCGGGCGACCAGGCCGCGCCCGACTGCGACCTGGCCTCCCTCCCCGCCGACTCCGCAGCCCAGCAGGAGTGCGTCGGCCGCGTCCGCGGCCAGGACGCCTACAACTGGGGCTACGACCCGCTGCACTACACGGTGCCCGAGGGCTCCTACGCCACCGATCCCGAAGGGCCGGCGCGCACCCTCGAATACCGCCGCATGGTGCGCGGGCTCAACGGCGCGGGGCTCGGCGTCGTGCTCGACGTCGTCTACAACCACACCACCGCGGCCGGCCAGCACGAGCACGCGGTCCTCGACCGCATCGTGCCCGGCTACTACCACCGGCTGCTCGATGACGGCAGCGTGGCCACGTCCACCTGCTGCGCCAACACGGCGCCCGAGCACGCCATGATGGGCAAGCTCGTGGTGGACTCGGTGGTCACCTGGGCCACCCAGTACAAGGTCGACGGCTTCCGCTTCGACCTGATGGGCCACCACCCACGGCAGAACATCCTCGACGTGCGCGCCGCCCTCGACGCGCTGACCCTGCGCGAGGACGGCGTCGACGGCCGGAACATCCTCCTCTACGGCGAGGGCTGGGACTTCGGCGAGGTCGCGGGCGACGCCCGGTTCACGCAGGCCACGCAGGCGAACATGGCGGGCACCGGCATCGCCACCTTCTCCGACCGCGCCAGGGACGCGGTGCGCGGCGGCGGCCCGTTCGACGCGGACCCGCGCGTGCAGGGCTTCGCCAGCGGCCTGTACACCGACCCCAACGACTCGCCCGCCAACGGGACGGAGGCCGAGCAGCGGCGCCGGCTGCTGCACCACCAGGACCAAATCAAGGTCGGACTCACAGGCAACCTGGCCGACTACACCTTCACCGACAGCACCGGCCGCACGGTGCGGGGCGCCGAGGTGGACTACAATGGCGCGCCCGCCGGGTACGCGGAGCGGCCGGGCGACGCGCTCGCCTACGTGGACGCGCACGACAACGAGACCCTGTTCGACGCCCTCACGTACAAGCTGCCGACCGGCACGGCGCCCGGGGAGCGGGCGCGCGCCCAGGTGCTCGCGCAGGCCACGGCGCTGTTCTCGCAGGGCCCGGTGCTCGGCCAGGCCGGTACCGACCTGCTGCGTTCGAAGTCCCTCGACCGGAACTCCTACGACTCCGGGGACTGGTACAACGCGATCCACTGGGACTGCCGGGCCGGCAACGGCTTCGGCCGGGGCCTGCCGCCCGCGTGGGACAACGAGCACTACTGGCCGTGGGCCGGGCCCGCTCTCGCCCTGCCGGGCCCGCGGGTCGGCTGCGCCGAGACCGACGCGGCCGGCGCCGCCTACCGCGACCTGCTCGCCATCCGCGCGGCCGAGGAGGCGTTCGCCCTGCCGACGGCCGAGGCCGTGCAGCGGCAGGTCGCGTTCCCGCTGTCGGGACCCGACGAGACCCCGGGCGTGATCGTGATGACGGCCGGTGACCTGGCCGTCGTCTTCAACGCCACGCCCGGGACCGTCAGGCAGCGGGCACCCGAGTTCGCCGACCGGGACTACGCGCTGCACCCGGTGCAGGCCGCGGGCGCCGACCCGACCGTCAAGGCGGCGGCGTTCGACCCGGCCGACGGCGCCTTCGAGGTGCCGGGCAGGACCGTCGCGGTGTTCACCCGCGGCTGA
- a CDS encoding iron-siderophore ABC transporter substrate-binding protein, with the protein MNAPPRAPRPYRRARRTSALAALAALGLLLTACSGSDDSGEGGEAGGGDLLASVETMFGTVDIPEPADGDLTVVALGWSDAEAALALGVKPVAVYDWLPFGEENKGVGPWATDLFGEDTPTVIENVDQSLNYEQIQSFEPDLILNARSANDEAQYERLSSIAPTVYAPEGTAAYATDWRTHTRLIAESLGRAEEGEELVAQVEGRIEEAAAEHPEFAGLSAVTGSKFGEAYGAYLPGDARFDLLEQLGFALHAPVADLPASGGFFAPVAAEQVEVLDAEVAVLFPIGYTLDELRADPLIQSLDVVEEDRAVLLDADGDVSMAFSAASVLSIPPALDGLLPQLADAAATA; encoded by the coding sequence GTGAACGCCCCGCCCCGCGCCCCTCGCCCGTACCGCAGGGCCCGCAGGACTTCGGCCCTCGCCGCCCTGGCCGCCCTCGGCCTGCTGCTGACCGCGTGCTCAGGCTCCGACGACTCCGGGGAGGGCGGCGAGGCGGGCGGCGGCGACCTGCTCGCCTCGGTGGAGACCATGTTCGGCACCGTGGACATCCCCGAGCCCGCCGACGGCGACCTGACGGTCGTCGCCCTGGGCTGGTCGGACGCCGAGGCGGCGCTCGCCCTGGGCGTCAAGCCGGTGGCCGTCTACGACTGGCTGCCGTTCGGCGAGGAGAACAAGGGCGTCGGGCCCTGGGCCACCGACCTGTTCGGCGAGGACACCCCGACGGTGATCGAGAACGTCGACCAGTCGCTCAACTACGAGCAGATCCAGTCGTTCGAACCGGACCTGATCCTCAACGCGCGGTCCGCGAACGACGAGGCGCAGTACGAACGGCTGTCGTCCATCGCACCCACCGTGTACGCGCCCGAGGGCACGGCGGCGTACGCCACCGACTGGCGCACGCACACGCGGCTGATCGCCGAGTCCCTGGGCCGGGCCGAGGAGGGGGAGGAACTGGTCGCGCAGGTCGAGGGCCGGATCGAGGAAGCCGCCGCCGAGCACCCCGAGTTCGCGGGCCTCTCCGCGGTCACCGGCTCCAAGTTCGGTGAGGCGTACGGCGCGTACCTGCCCGGGGACGCCAGGTTCGACCTGCTGGAGCAGCTGGGCTTCGCCCTGCACGCGCCGGTGGCCGACCTGCCCGCGTCCGGCGGGTTCTTCGCGCCCGTCGCGGCAGAGCAGGTCGAGGTGCTGGACGCCGAGGTCGCCGTGCTGTTCCCCATCGGGTACACGCTGGACGAGCTGCGGGCCGACCCGTTGATCCAGTCGCTCGACGTGGTCGAGGAGGACCGCGCGGTCCTCCTCGACGCCGACGGCGATGTGTCGATGGCGTTCAGCGCCGCGAGCGTGCTGAGCATCCCGCCGGCGCTGGACGGGCTGCTGCCGCAGCTCGCCGACGCCGCGGCCACCGCGTGA
- a CDS encoding FecCD family ABC transporter permease, whose product MRPTATTMARKPNARPQERLWTRRTPLLRLPWPDAAVRVDLRATVVTVLLAALAAGVGAWSLTVGELALSPGEVLAAFTGDADSGTERVVLEWRLPRTVIALVAGAALGAAGAVFQSMTRNPLGSPDVIGFNAGAYTGTLIAALTVGGTRFGATAGALIGGLATGVLVYLLAFRGGVQGQRLIVVGVGVGALLTSLNGYLLINLRLEEAIAAATWGAGSFADAGWSEARPVLVATAVLLPAGVLLQRRMRLLELGDDAARALGVPVERTRLALLFLGVGLTAVVTAAAGPIAFVALAAPQLALRLARTGGVRLLPAAAMGALLLVTGDLLARTLTAPAQLPVGVVTVSLGGCYLVWLLSSRSRRTS is encoded by the coding sequence GTGCGCCCCACCGCCACCACCATGGCGCGCAAGCCGAACGCGCGCCCGCAGGAGCGCCTGTGGACGCGCAGGACGCCCCTGCTGCGCCTGCCGTGGCCGGACGCCGCGGTCCGCGTCGACCTGCGCGCCACGGTCGTCACCGTCCTGCTCGCCGCCCTGGCCGCCGGCGTCGGAGCCTGGTCGCTGACGGTCGGGGAACTGGCCCTGTCCCCCGGCGAGGTGCTGGCGGCGTTCACCGGCGACGCCGACAGCGGCACGGAACGCGTGGTGCTGGAGTGGCGGCTGCCGCGCACCGTGATCGCGCTCGTGGCCGGGGCCGCGCTCGGCGCGGCGGGCGCGGTCTTCCAGAGCATGACCCGCAACCCGCTGGGCAGCCCCGACGTCATCGGCTTCAACGCGGGCGCCTACACCGGGACGCTGATCGCCGCGCTCACGGTCGGCGGCACCCGCTTCGGCGCGACCGCGGGCGCCCTGATCGGCGGCCTCGCGACGGGCGTGCTCGTCTACCTGCTCGCGTTCCGCGGCGGCGTGCAGGGCCAGCGGCTGATCGTCGTCGGCGTCGGCGTCGGCGCGCTGCTCACCTCGCTGAACGGCTACCTGCTGATCAACCTCCGCCTCGAAGAGGCCATCGCCGCCGCGACCTGGGGGGCGGGCTCGTTCGCCGACGCCGGGTGGTCCGAGGCGCGGCCCGTGCTGGTGGCCACCGCCGTGCTGCTGCCCGCCGGGGTCCTGCTCCAACGCCGCATGCGCCTGCTCGAACTCGGCGACGACGCCGCCCGGGCCCTTGGCGTGCCCGTGGAACGCACCCGGCTGGCCCTGCTGTTCCTCGGAGTCGGGCTGACCGCGGTCGTGACCGCGGCGGCGGGACCGATCGCGTTCGTCGCGCTGGCCGCGCCCCAACTGGCGCTCCGGCTCGCCCGCACCGGCGGCGTGCGGCTGTTGCCTGCCGCCGCCATGGGCGCGCTGCTGCTCGTCACCGGCGACCTGCTGGCCCGCACCCTCACCGCCCCGGCCCAGCTGCCGGTCGGTGTCGTCACCGTCTCCCTGGGCGGCTGCTACCTGGTGTGGCTGCTGTCGTCCCGTTCCCGGAGGACTTCATGA
- a CDS encoding pectate lyase family protein, with amino-acid sequence MVKVSANTTIIGVGSNARIEGSGLNISRVNNVIVQNLTFSNSDDDAINVEYATNVWIDHNTFTNPNDGALDIKRASDRITVSWNRSYDVDKNMLLGHSDSNGSEDSGKLRVTYHHNWFDGTNQRNPRVRFGNPVHVYNNYFDSVGSYGVASTENAGVLVEGNYFENTDDPFHLGEGSSDEGSLVARNNHFVNSGSGQQGGSVNSIPYGYSLQSASSVKASVTAGAGVGKI; translated from the coding sequence ATGGTCAAGGTGTCTGCCAACACCACGATCATCGGGGTGGGTTCCAATGCCCGCATCGAAGGCAGCGGACTCAACATCTCCCGCGTCAACAACGTGATCGTGCAGAACCTGACGTTCAGCAACTCGGACGACGACGCCATCAACGTCGAGTACGCCACGAACGTCTGGATCGACCACAACACCTTCACCAACCCGAACGACGGAGCCCTGGACATCAAGCGGGCCTCCGACCGGATCACCGTGTCGTGGAACCGCTCCTACGACGTCGACAAGAACATGCTGCTCGGCCACTCGGACAGCAACGGTTCCGAGGACTCGGGGAAGCTGCGCGTCACGTACCACCACAACTGGTTCGACGGCACGAACCAGCGCAACCCGCGGGTGCGCTTCGGCAACCCGGTCCACGTCTACAACAACTACTTCGACAGCGTGGGCAGTTACGGTGTCGCGTCGACGGAGAACGCCGGCGTGCTCGTCGAGGGCAACTACTTCGAGAACACGGACGACCCGTTCCACCTCGGCGAGGGCTCGTCGGACGAGGGCTCTCTCGTGGCCAGGAACAACCACTTCGTGAACTCGGGCTCGGGTCAGCAGGGCGGATCGGTCAACTCGATTCCCTACGGGTACTCGCTCCAGAGCGCGAGCAGCGTCAAGGCGAGCGTGACCGCGGGCGCGGGCGTCGGAAAGATCTGA